The following coding sequences lie in one Aspergillus luchuensis IFO 4308 DNA, chromosome 8, nearly complete sequence genomic window:
- a CDS encoding ferric reductase family protein (COG:P,Q;~EggNog:ENOG410PHSN;~InterPro:IPR017927,IPR013130,IPR013121,IPR039261;~PFAM:PF01794,PF08030;~SECRETED:SignalP(1-18);~TransMembrane:7 (n2-13c18/19o156-178i235-257o291-313i320-341o353-372i384-404o410-427i);~go_function: GO:0016491 - oxidoreductase activity [Evidence IEA];~go_process: GO:0055114 - oxidation-reduction process [Evidence IEA]): MLSTSWLLLLVYLGLACAGRPPTDEGCVTAVYTALGYLSFSGDPTQGAWEARCQNRLKVTSTYASADVYCTEEEQVAGFAQLQRYCLEYGKVELMPREQVAENLTHDALSRMPVIEYGQIPKSQRIPTAVLISPTFYRRTFDTIDTWQFEVWSHNVFGLLGYAFWALVLAVGIFHRLVRHIFHALDIRAGQWARSRVRWLWIPLDGTYHWLQTHLVVPAPLPSSRRKLLWWTFPTRIEAVTVLLFWVLSVVVCTLEYRPVEGNLYWPSIPDQIMRYAADRTGVLSFANLPLVWLFAGRNNIFIWATGWSFGTFNLFHRHVAWIATVQAVAHTLIYLVIMYQKGNVIRKLHKPYLIWGTLATVVMVAILPLAVQWFRHRVYETFLLLHILCSIAVLFGCFYHTIIFEGHDYWNYLWPAVAIWIVDRSLRLIRLIYCNIHVRANAGKGVQYTRSTATYDPSSDVIRLEVTPGSAHIRPSPGDFYYLYQPFRLTGWESHPFTLGAWSYDTHNRKSASTKDNEVDIDVTQVPLLSDPFSPGTATPDETQLKHPQKHSHNRHVQQQIPKFIFWIRPYDGWTRSLRQQCINSPNLTTTTTILLEGPYGNHFPLWSYESVLLIAGGTGIAAAVPYIQDHVVRSSTESEQILSSSRKDGNTTQTKDMRLIWVTRQEAFAQQVAGRELVPALARDDFRAEFYCTSSSTPAPPRSVGHDDDDDGSDTDTDRRSSRDHLWKGGSGNINFLPGRPNLESLVLDHAHEAQLSESSAVVLVCGPSALADEARAAVHLAMRRGYRRIRYVESW; this comes from the exons ATGCTGTCCACCAGCTGGCTTCTCCTCCTGGTATACTTGGGGCTGGCCTGCGCTGGTCGGCCGCCAACCGACGAGGGATGCGTGACAGCAGTGTACACCGCCCTGGGTTATCTCTCTTTTTCCGGCGACCCGACCCAAGGAGCCTGGGAGGCGCGCTGTCAGAACCGGCTGAAAGTGACTTCCACGTATGCCTCGGCGGATGTTTACTGTacggaggaggagcaagTCGCGGGGTTCGCTCAGTTGCAACGCTACTGCCTGGAATATGGCAAGGTTGAGTTGATGCCTCGAGAGCAGGTGGCCGAGAATCTTACCCACGATGCGCTCAGTCGCATGCCTGTCATTGAATATGGGCAGATTCCAAAGTCGCAGCGCATCCCTACTGCAGTCCTCATCTCTCCGACCTTCTATCGTCGGACCTTTGACACGATT GATACTTGGCAATTCGAGGTTTGGTCGCACAATGTATTCGG CTTATTAGGATATGCATTTTGGGCCCTCGTTCTCGCTGTTGGCATCTTCCATCGTCTCGTGCGACACATCTTCCACGCGCTAGACATTCGGGCAGGGCAGTGGGCGCGATCCCGTGTGAGATGGCTATGGATACCGCTAGATGGGACGTATCACTGGTTGCAAACTCATCTAGTGGTACCGGCTCCATTGCCATCGTCACGGCGGAAGCTGCTTTGGTGGACGTTTCCTACACGCATTGAAGCAGTGACCGTTTTGTTGTTCTGGGTGTTGAGCGTCGTCGTCTGCACATTGGAGTACCGGCCAGTCGAGGGAAATCTCTA TTGGCCCTCCATACCAGATCAGATTATGCGCTATGCCGCTGACCGAACCGGTGTCTTGTCTTTCGCCAATCTCCCGCTAGTGTGGCTCTTTGCCGGACGCAACAATATCTTCATTTGGGCGACAGGATGGAGCTTTGGGACGTTCAACTTGTTTCATCGACATGTTGCATGGATTGCTACTGTCCAGGCTGTCGCACATACTCTCATCTACCTTGTCATCATGTACCAAA AAGGCAACGTGATCAGGAAGCTTCACAAGCCGTATCTAATCTGGGGAACACTG GCAACCGTCGTAATGGTCGCTATTCTTCCCTTAGCCGTACAATGGTTCCGCCACCGGGTATATGAGACATTCCTACTGCTACACATCCTCTGTTCCATTGCTGTTCTATTCGGTTGCTTCTA CCACACAATTATCTTCGAAGGCCACGACTACTGGAACTACCTTTGGCCAGCAGTAGCCATCTGGATCGTCGACCGATCCCTGCGCCTAATCCGCCTCATCTACTGCAACATTCATGTGCGAGCCAACGCCGGAAAAGGCGTCCAGTACACGCGCAGCACAGCAACCTACGACCCATCATCCGACGTCATTCGTCTAGAAGTGACACCGGGATCAGCTCACATCCGCCCCTCTCCGGGAGACTTCTACTACCTCTATCAGCCCTTCCGACTAACAGGTTGGGAAAGCCACCCATTCACCCTCGGCGCATGGTCCTACGACACCCACAACCGCAAATCCGCCTCAACAAAAGACAACGAAGTAGACATAGACGTCACTCAAGtgcccctcctctccgaccCATTCTCACCAGGCACAGCCACCCCCGACGAAACACAACTGAAGCACCCCCAAAAGCACAGTCACAACCGCCATGTCCAGCAGCAAATCCCCAAATTCATCTTCTGGATTCGTCCGTACGACGGCTGGACCCGCTCCCTTCGCCAGCAATGCATTAACTCCCCCAAtttaaccaccaccacaaccatcctcctcgaagGGCCGTACGGCAACCACTTTCCACTGTGGAGCTACGAATCCGTCCTACTAATAGCGGGAGGAACGGGCATAGCAGCCGCGGTGCCGTATATCCAGGACCATGTTGTACGGTCATCTACCGAGTCAGAGCAGATCCTTTCTTCGAGTAGAAAGGACGGCAACACGACACAGACGAAGGATATGCGTCTAATCTGGGTAACCCGCCAAGAAGCATTCGCGCAGCAGGTCGCAGGGAGAGAATTAGTGCCTGCGTTAGCGAGGGATGATTTCCGGGCGGAGTTTTATTGCACTTCGTCTTCAACTCCCGCTCCCCCCAGATCGGTCGGtcacgacgacgacgacgacggaAGTGATACAGATACAGACCGGCGAAGTAGCCGCGACCATCTTTGGAAGGGAGGATCTGGAAACATAAATTTCCTTCCCGGTCGGCCCAATCTGGAATCACTCGTCCTTGACCACGCGCACGAAGCCCAGCTCAGTGAATCATCTGCTGTGGTACTGGTATGTGGGCCTTCCGCGTTGGCGGATGAAGCGCGTGCGGCGGTGCATTTGGCTATGAGACGGGGATATAGGCGGATACGGTATGTGGAGAGTTGGTAG
- a CDS encoding flavin-containing monooxygenase (COG:Q;~EggNog:ENOG410PFFP;~InterPro:IPR020946,IPR036188;~PFAM:PF07992,PF13738,PF13450;~go_function: GO:0004499 - N,N-dimethylaniline monooxygenase activity [Evidence IEA];~go_function: GO:0050660 - flavin adenine dinucleotide binding [Evidence IEA];~go_function: GO:0050661 - NADP binding [Evidence IEA];~go_process: GO:0055114 - oxidation-reduction process [Evidence IEA]) has product MPSDAHQDPTAVGPESPNGNSLSLDVLIVGAGFSGIYCLHELRKLGLKTVIFDAAPDLGGTWQWNRYPGARVDSEVPEYQFSIPETWVNWTWSTNYPAYDEIRRYFEHVETVLNIKKDCTFNTVVVSAEFNPKTGRWNIITADGRHASAKYFIVATGFAAKRHVPEWPGMDSFRGDIHHSASWPENGVDFQGKRCAVIGTGASGVQLTQALGPVASSLKVFQRTPNLAIPMRKRPLTVEEQERLKPLYPELFRLRETSFGGFTYDFIERGVFDENEKEREAFLEGLWEKGGFRYWVGSYGDYLFDAKASRVIYDFWARKVRARIEDPVKRDLLAPLEPPHPWGVKRPSLELDYYDQFNRPNVDIVDVRNNPIDSFTEKGIRMADGTEYEFDVICVATGFDVSTGRLTNLGLRSTQGTYLKDEWAATVHTYLGLAIHGYPNLFFTYGPQATTALSNGPTTIELQGRWIIDAIRTMERKGIKSVEPTLSAMHSWKHRIEELSNLTLLPTTRSTYMGGTFPGKPFEQLNYTGGIPMYKGEIRRALPGFEGFKVVMQ; this is encoded by the coding sequence ATGCCTTCTGACGCCCACCAGGACCCAACCGCTGTAGGCCCCGAAAGCCCTAATGGCAACAGCCTGTCATTAGATGTCCTCATTGTAGGAGCCGGATTCAGCGGCATCTACTGTCTACATGAATTGAGAAAGCTGGGACTCAAGACTGTCATCTTCGACGCTGCCCCAGATCTCGGAGGCACATGGCAGTGGAATCGCTACCCCGGGGCTCGCGTGGACTCTGAAGTCCCCGAGTATCAATTTTCTATCCCAGAAACATGGGTTAATTGGACCTGGTCCACCAACTATCCCGCCTACGACGAGATACGCCGGTATTTCGAGCACGTGGAGACCGTTCTCAACATCAAAAAGGACTGCACTTTCAATACGGTCGTAGTATCGGCAGAATTCAATCCCAAAACTGGACGATGGAATATCATCACAGCCGATGGTCGTCACGCATCCGCAAAATACTTCATTGTCGCGACCGGTTTTGCCGCCAAGCGACACGTCCCTGAATGGCCAGGCATGGACTCCTTCCGTGGAGACATCCACCACTCTGCCTCCTGGCCTGAGAACGGAGTTGACTTCCAAGGCAAGCGATGCGCCGTGATTGGCACCGGCGCGTCCGGCGTCCAACTGACTCAGGCCCTGGGCCCCGTCGCCAGCTCCCTCAAGGTGTTCCAGCGCACACCCAACCTTGCCATCCCGATGCGCAAGCGACCTCTCACCGTCGAAGAGCAAGAGCGCCTGAAGCCCCTGTACCCGGAGTTATTCCGACTACGGGAAACATCATTCGGCGGCTTCACCTACGACTTCATCGAGCGAGGAGTCTTCGACGAGAACGAGAAAGAACGCGAAGCATTCCTCGAGGGCCTCTGGGAGAAAGGCGGGTTCCGATACTGGGTCGGCTCCTACGGTGACTATCTCTTCGATGCCAAAGCCAGCAGGGTGATCTATGACTTCTGGGCACGTAAAGTGCGCGCGCGTATCGAGGACCCAGTTAAACGCGACCTGCTGGCCCCGTTAGAGCCACCACATCCGTGGGGTGTCAAGCGACCGAGCCTGGAACTGGACTACTATGACCAATTCAATCGTCCGAATGTGGATATTGTTGACGTGCGCAACAACCCCATTGATTCGTTCACCGAAAAGGGTATCCGTATGGCCGATGGTACGGAGTATGAGTTCGACGTGATTTGTGTCGCGACCGGGTTTGATGTCTCCACTGGCAGACTCACCAATTTGGGTCTGCGCAGTACACAGGGCACGTATCTGAAAGATGAATGGGCCGCGACAGTACATACGTACCTCGGACTCGCTATTCACGGGTACCCAAACCTCTTCTTTACGTATGGACCGCAAGCAACAACGGCATTATCTAATGGACCTACCACGATTGAGCTCCAAGGGAGATGGATCATTGATGCGATTCGGACGATGGAGCGGAAGGGGATTAAATCAGTAGAGCCGACTTTATCGGCTATGCATAGCTGGAAGCACCGGATTGAGGAGCTGTCGAATCTGACGTTGCTGCCTACGACGCGGTCGACGTATATGGGAGGAACGTTTCCGGGGAAGCCGTTTGAGCAGTTGAATTATACAGGTGGGATTCCGATGTACAAGGGGGAGATTAGAAGGGCGTTGCCGGGTTTTGAGGGGTTTAAGGTTGTGATGCAATAG
- a CDS encoding uncharacterized protein (COG:G;~EggNog:ENOG410PVCX;~TransMembrane:1 (o48-70i)): protein MTKKEHPEELNKSSAVHDEHADINALALLSSEVKYDAGKLRDLIHNPYAFGAAFLASFGGFSFGYGRSFVRLHYVPINMF from the coding sequence ATGACCAAGAAGGAACACCCCGAAGAACTCAACAAGAGTTCGGCAGTCCATGATGAACATGCCGACATCAATGCGCTTGCTCTTCTATCCTCGGAGGTGAAGTATGACGCCGGAAAGCTCAGGgacctcatccacaaccccTACGCATTCGGTGCTGCGTTCTTGGCATCATTCGGTGGTTTTTCATTTGGCTACGGTAGGTCCTTCGTCCGCCTACACTACGTCCCAATTAACATGTTCTAG
- a CDS encoding uncharacterized protein (SECRETED:SignalP(1-18)) gives MKFFAVITLVAATAMAGAVPRGYQWISHNDRSGSGLSSSHAQNTCGTNNVKCCQGFSPEHGLSRQDESRFRAGLGEGVPGELQGGNNCGPCGNEEGARSVACCSEGSNNLISLPCIAIGRLM, from the exons ATGAAGTTCTTCGCAGTTATCACCCTCGTCGCGGCCACCGCTATGGCCGGTGCTGTCCCTCGAGGCTACCAGTGGATCAGCCACAACGACCGCTCAGGATCAGGACTCAGCAGCTCTCATGCTCAGAATACCTGTGGAACGAACAATGTAAAGTGCTGCCAGGGTTTCAGTCCCGAGCATGGGCTGTCCCGCCAAGATGAGAGTCGCTTCCGGGCCGGATTAGGCGAGGGTGTACCCGGCGAATTGCAAGGTGGAAACAACTGTGGTCCTT GCGGCAATGAAGAAGGAGCTCGGAGCGTTGCCTGCTGCTCTGAAGGC AGCAATAACCTCATCAGCCTCCCATGCATTGCCATTGGGCGCCTGATGTAA
- a CDS encoding carotenoid oxygenase family protein (COG:Q;~EggNog:ENOG410PWA3;~InterPro:IPR004294;~PFAM:PF03055;~go_function: GO:0016702 - oxidoreductase activity, acting on single donors with incorporation of molecular oxygen, incorporation of two atoms of oxygen [Evidence IEA];~go_process: GO:0055114 - oxidation-reduction process [Evidence IEA]): MSLPKTLHFPDRPQFSAFMKPCRVEGEVNNLEVYGDIPNDIDGTFFRVMPDPQMPPFIENDPWFNGDGNVSAFRIKNGIVSWQQKFVRTEKFVREREAGKALLGKYRNKFTDAVRFKIRSTANTNIVFFNGQLLALKEDSPPYAMDPSTLETKGLYDFEGQLPSVTFTAHPKFDPKTGEMVCFGYEAKGDGTPDVCYYQVRPDGSFSDICWFVAPVCAMIHDFAVTENWVLFPLIPQLCDIDRLKAGGEHWQWSPETPLYIGVIPRRGPKSGDVKWLRWDNSFPGHTLNAYEDHNGHVIFDLGISKQNVFFWWPDSQGSAPEPSTITSQLMRFTIDPNTTSEILSDPEILHTGNSEFYRIDDRFATRKHQHCFFDLMDPSLGTDFETIGPRLGGGYPLYNALAHVDLQTGISEVYFPGQTHLVQEPVFIPKAGSSIEGDGYLMALVNNYESMTSELHLLDLTDISKARAVIPLPVRLRPGLHGNWVDSSDMQSV; the protein is encoded by the exons ATGTCTCTTCCGAAGACTCTCCACTTTCCCGACAGGCCGCAGTTCTCGGCTTTTATGAAGCCATGTCGGGTTGAGGGCGAGGTGAACAATCTAGAGGTCTATGGAGATATTCCAAATGACATCGACGGCACATTTTTTCGGGTAATGCCCGATCCCCAGATGCCACCCTTCATCGAAAATGATCCG TGGTTCAATGGCGATGGCAATGTTAGCGCCTTTCGGATTAAGAATGGCATCGTATCGTGGCAACAAAAGTTCGTACGTACCGAGAAATTCGTGCGCGAAAGAGAAGCAGGGAAAGCCCTTCTTG GAAAATATCGGAATAAGTTCACAGATGCCGTCCGGTTCAAGATCCGTAGCACAGCAAATACCAAcattgtcttcttcaatggGCAGTTGTTGGCCCTGAAGGAAGACTCCCCGCCATATGCGATGGATCCCTCGACTTTGGAGACAAAAGGTCTGTACGACTTCGAAGGACAACTTCCAAGTGTCACTTTCACGGCACATCCCAAGTTTGATCCGAAGACCGGCGAAATGGTCTGTTTTGGCTACGAGGCAAAGGGTGATGGCACACCAGATGTTTGTTACTACCAGGTCAGGCCAGATGGGTCTTTCTCCGACATTTGCTGGTTTGTGGCGCCTGTTTGTGCCATGATACATGACTTTGCGGTGACCGAGAACTGG GTACTCTTCCCGCTTATTCCCCAACTATGCGACATCGATCGCCTCAAGGCTGGCGGGGAACACTGGCAATGGAGTCCCGAGACCCCTTTGTATATTGGCGTCATCCCTCGACGGGGACCAAAGTCTGGAGACGTTAAG TGGCTCCGATGGGACAACTCCTTTCCTGGACATACACTCAACGCGTACGAAGACCACAATGGACACGTTATATTCGACCTCGGTATCAGCAAACAGAACGTATTTTTCTGGTGGCCAGACAGCCAGGGGTCAGCACCAGAGCCCAGCACAATCACGTCGCAGTTAATGCGATTCACAATCGACCCGAACACAACTAGTGAAATACTGTCTGACCCCGAGATCCTACATACCGGCAATAGTGAATTCTACAGAATAGACGATCGCTTCGCCACACGAAAGCATCAACACTGTTTCTTCGATCTCATGGATCCCTCCCTGGGCACTGACTTTGAAACAATAGGGCCTCGTCTCGGGGGCGGGTACCCTCTATATAATGCTCTAGCTCACGTGGACTTACAGACTGGGATCTCAGAGGTTTACTTCCCTGGTCAGACACATCTGGTGCAAGAGCCGGTTTTCATTCCAAAGGCAGGATCTTCTATCGAAGGAGACGGATACCTCATGGCTCTGGTCAATAACTACGAGTCGATGACAAGCGAGCTGCATTTGTTGGATTTGACGGATATTAGCAAGGCCAGAGCGGTTATTCCTCTGCCGGTTCGGCTTCGGCCCGGCCTGCATGGAAATTGGGTCGATAGTAGTGATATGCAGTCTGTATAA
- a CDS encoding beta-glucosidase (CAZy:GH3;~COG:G;~EggNog:ENOG410PJ4A;~InterPro:IPR017853,IPR036962,IPR002772,IPR036881, IPR026891,IPR013783,IPR001764;~PFAM:PF14310,PF00933,PF01915;~go_function: GO:0004553 - hydrolase activity, hydrolyzing O-glycosyl compounds [Evidence IEA];~go_process: GO:0005975 - carbohydrate metabolic process [Evidence IEA]) yields the protein MGQEFHRKGVNLLLGPVVGPLGRVAEGGRNWEGFSNDPYLTGALVYETVQGVQSSGVGVSTKHYIGNEQETNRNPGTVNGVDVAAVSSNIDDKTIHELYLWPFQDAVLAGSVAIMCSYERINNSYACQNSKTLNGLLKTELGFQGYVITDWGAQHGGIASANAGLDMVMPETTLWGSNLTTAISNGTMEASRLDDMATRIIATWYQLNQDTDFPTPGVGMPATAQSEHQAVVGTSPDEKSTLLESAIEGHVLVKNTKNALPLQTPKLVSVFGYDAKVIDSFDLASTVLGDNALFQNYTLWVGGGSGSNSPAYVIAPLNAIQQQAYEDGTSVLWDVSAQDPEVDPTSEACLVFINSYATEGYDRPALTDDYSDTLVTNVASKCNNTIVVVHNAGIRLVYNWIDHENVTAVVLAHLPGQDTGHALVDILYGRANPSGKLPYTIAKQASDYGSLLHPSEPQTPYGLFPQSDFSEGVYIDYRAFDKDNITPQFEFGFGLSYTTFDYSGLSIEKTNETTSEYLPSAAIQEGGNPRLWDELVTVTAEVQNSGSVDGAEVAQLYVGIPNGPVRQLRGFDKVLLSAGETAQVNFSLNRRDLSTWNVEAQQWQLQSGTYQVYVGRSSRDLPLTGEFSI from the exons ATGGGGCAAGAGTTTCACCGAAAAGGAGtgaaccttcttctcggtcCTGTTGTTGGCCCTCTTGGTCGGGTGGCAGAGGGCGGCCGCAACTGGGAAGGGTTTTCGAATGACCCCTACCTCACCGGAGCACTTGTATACGAAACAGTGCAGGGGGTACAGTCCTCTGGTGTTGGTGTCTCAACGAAG CATTACATCGGCAACGAGCAAGAGACAAACCGAAACCCGGGAACGGTTAATGGTGTTGACGTGGCTGCCGTCTCGTCTAATATCGATGACAAGACCATCCACGAGCTCTACTTGTGGCCTTTTCAGGATGCCGTCCTGGCGGGAAGTGTTGCCATTATGTGCTCATATGAGCGGATCAACAACTCTTACGCTTGCCAGAACAGCAAGACACTTAACGGACTACTGAAGACAGAGTTGGGTTTCCAAG GTTACGTGATTACCGACTGGGGAGCCCAGCATGGTGGAATTGCCTCAGCCAATGCTGGTTTGGACATGGTAATGCCTGAAACGACGCTCTGGGGGtccaacctcaccaccgctATTTCCAATGGCACGATGGAGGCATCAAGACTGGACGATATGGCGACTAG GATTATCGCAACGTGGTATCAGTTGAACCAGGATACGGACTTTCCCACTCCCGGCGTTGGTATGCCAGCAACCGCCCAGTCGGAGCACCAGGCTGTTGTTGGAACGAGTCCCGACGAGAAGAGCACGCTTTTGGAGAGCGCAATTGAGGGGCACGTCTTGGTGAAGAATACCAAAAATGCTCTCCCTCTTCAAACCCCCAAGCTAGTGTCTGTCTTTGGCTATGATGCCAAGGTCATTGATTCTTTCGACCTTGCTTCTACTGTTTTGGGTGATAATGCTCTCTTCCAAAATTACACTCtttgggtgggtggtggctcAGGATCGAACTCACCGGCATATGTCATTGCGCCACTCAATGCCATTCAACAGCAGGCCTACGAGGACGGCACATCCGTGCTGTGGGACGTCAGTGCTCAAGATCCAGAGGTGGATCCCACCTCTGAGGCATGCCTTGTCTTCATCAACAGCTATGCCACGGAAGGATATGACCGCCCCGCATTGACGGACGACTACAGCGACACCCTGGTCACGAATGTAGCAAGCAAGTGCAACAACACCATTGTCGTCGTCCACAATGCTGGTATTCGCTTGGTGTATAACTGGATTGATCATGAGAATGTCACTGCCGTCGTCCTGGCACACCTGCCAGGTCAGGACACCGGCCATGCCTTGGTAGACATTCTCTACGGGCGGGCCAACCCCTCGGGCAAGCTTCCATACACCATCGCCAAGCAAGCCTCGGATTATGGCTCCTTGCTGCATCCATCGGAACCACAGACGCCGTATGGCCTATTCCCCCAGTCAGACTTCTCCGAGGGAGTTTATATCGACTACCGAGCATTTGACAAGGATAACATCACCCCGCAATTCGAGTTCGGGTTTGGCCTTTCGTACACCACCTTTGATTACTCGGGGCTGAGCATCGAAAAGACCAACGAGACGACCTCCGAGTATCTACCGTCGGCCGCTattcaagaaggaggaaaccCTCGCCTGTGGGATGAGTTGGTCACAGTTACGGCCGAGGTGCAGAACAGTGGATCGGTTGACGGGGCGGAGGTGGCCCAGCTGTATGTGGGGATACCCAATGGGCCAGTCCGTCAGCTGCGTGGGTTCGACAAGGTGCTTCTCTCCGCGGGCGAGACAGCCCAGGTGAACTTCTCGCTGAATCGGCGCGACTTGAGCACTTGGAACGTGGAAGCGCAGCAGTGGCAGCTGCAGTCGGGCACGTATCAAGTGTACGTGGGACGGTCGAGCCGTGATTTGCCATTGACGGGGGAGTTTTCTATCTAA
- a CDS encoding uncharacterized protein (COG:G;~EggNog:ENOG410PVCX;~InterPro:IPR020846,IPR005828,IPR036259,IPR003663;~TransMembrane:4 (i12-31o43-71i83-102o114-132i);~go_component: GO:0016020 - membrane [Evidence IEA];~go_component: GO:0016021 - integral component of membrane [Evidence IEA];~go_function: GO:0022857 - transmembrane transporter activity [Evidence IEA];~go_process: GO:0055085 - transmembrane transport [Evidence IEA]), which produces MLYLDRVGRRKLAIYGGIAMAIPHLVMAGLMNRFSSDWASHQAVGWFCVALIYLYVLSYSISYGPLAWVLPAEVFPSPKRAKGVGAATGMIWLANFIIGVVVPEMLLKLGWGTYLFFGIFCVAAAVFSFFLVPETSNKSLEQVAAGFGDELIDEERNLQSRISGEVWHGYGSHAEKEARV; this is translated from the exons ATGCTGTATCTGGATCGGGTGGGGCGGCGTAAACTGGCCATCTACGGTGGAATAGCCATGGCAATCCCGCATCTCGTAATGGCGGGGTTAATGAACCGATTCAGTAGCGACTGGGCTTCACATCAGGCAGTTGGGTGGTTCTGTGTGGCCCTGATTT ACCTATATGTGCTCTCCTACAGCATCTCGTACGGTCCATTGGCATGGGTCCTTCCTGCGGAGGTGTTTCCTAGCCCCAAACGTGCCAAGGGGGTTGGTGCCGCTACGGGGATGATTTGGTTGGCCAACTTCATTATAGGGGTTGTCGTGCCGGAGATGCTCCTTAAGCTCGGATGGGGGACgtatctcttctttggaATTTTCTGTGTGGCTGCCGCCGTATTTTCATTCTTCTTGGTTCCAGAGACATCGAACAAGTCGTTAGAGCAAGTTGCCGCGGGATTCGGTGACGAACTCATTGATGAGGAGCGGAACCTGCAAAGCCGCATTTCCGGCGAGGTGTGGCATGGCTATGGCAGTcatgcggagaaggaagcgCGGGTGTGA
- a CDS encoding uncharacterized protein (COG:S;~EggNog:ENOG410PXY0;~InterPro:IPR036291) encodes MSKPTIVFLGATGGCINACLAHTLQNGYHAIALARTPSKLIALLRTQNINQETLDSRLRIITGDATDPEAVKNTILLHPSSSTPTLVSHIISGTGATGHLRGWAFEFDQPHICEEATRALLTALRDIYSTYPEFLLHSNLTNRPLLTVLSGMGVDPSQKQMDVPFLLRRVYHGLLHVPHADKWAMEEMLAEREARELLRGVVIVRPGSLLTGDHMLGSGYGVEKVRVGTEREKPVVGWTIPRADVGEWVFREVVVGGGERWVDEKVTLTCW; translated from the coding sequence ATGTCCAAACCAaccatcgtcttcctcggcgCCACAGGCGGCTGCATCAACGCCTGCCTCGCCCACACCCTACAGAATGGCTACCACGCCATCGCACTAGCCCGCACTCCATCCAAGCTTATAGCCCTCCTCCGCACTCAAAACATAAACCAAGAGACTCTGGACTCCCGACTCCGTATAATAACCGGCGATGCGACCGACCCAGAGGCCGTGAAGAACACAATTCTCCTACAtccatcctcttctactCCAACCCTAGTCTCCCATATCATCTCCGGCACCGGTGCCACTGGGCACCTTCGTGGCTGGGCATTCGAATTTGACCAGCCGCATATTTGCGAAGAAGCGACACGGGCGCTGCTCACAGCCCTGCGGGATATCTACAGCACATACCCGGAGTTCCTACTCCATTCGAACCTGACAAATCGGCCGCTCCTCACCGTTCTCTCTGGTATGGGCGTCGATCCGAGCCAGAAGCAAATGGATGTGCCCTTCCTGTTGCGCCGGGTGTATCATGGGTTGCTGCATGTGCCGCATGCGGATAAGTGggcgatggaggagatgttgGCCGAGAGGGAGGCGAGGGAGTTGCTTCGGGGAGTGGTGATCGTCAGGCCGGGGAGTTTGTTGACCGGGGATCATATGCTGGGGTCTGGGTATGGGGTTGAGAAGGTTCGTGTGGGcacggagagggagaagccTGTAGTGGGATGGACGATTCCGAGGGCGGATGTCGGCGAATGGGTGTTtcgggaggtggtggttgggggtggggagcggtgggtggatgagaaggtgaCGTTGACTTGTTGGTAG